The genomic region TTCCAAGAGTTTCTCTTTATTGATAGATAACTCAGGTGGCAGTAAATCTAAAAGTTCTGCAAGGGCACAATAGATAATCTCCCGTTCCTCTGTTTCAATAAAATATTTGCGTTTGTCCATCTTATTAAAGGCTTCAGTGTATGCCCTCACCAAAGCTTCGGCAGTCCGAGCAGCTTCGATCGGCGAGCTTTGTTCCAATTTGAGAATTTCGGCTCTTGTTTTTTTATATACATCTGCTGCTTTCTTGGCATTCGCTGCAGAAATATTTTCTTGTCCGTCCCATGAGCGGAACGGATTGTCAAGGTTCTGCGCCAACCATTCCGGCTTTCGCGGCTTTTGTATCCAAAGATCAAGCCCTTCTTCTTTTCTCTTTTTATAAAGCTGTTTAGCTTTTTTGGCTGCATTTTCCGGCAGGCTGCTCATCCAAAACCAATGTAAGTTAGGTAAACATTCCGGCTCCGGAATGTCTTCGGCAGAAAAACCGAATAAATCAACCGTGGTAAAGCCCTCCAATTTTGTAAATCGGAATAGCATAGAAAGGTTAGAAAGAATACCGGGTTTTCCCCATAGCCGCAATTCCTTCAGCATCGGGTATGCTTTTAAAATCTCGGCTACATCAAGTTCTGTAATCTCTGAGCAATGCAGTTTGCCCAAGTCTTTTAGCCCCTGTATTTTAGGCACTATTTTAGTTGCTGTTAAAAGTAATAAAGCTCCGTTTTCAACAGCATGTATTTTACAGTTATTTGTTACTTCACCTAACAGAATAAGTTCTTCCAATTCGTTATTCAGATACAGTTCTTCCACGCCGTTCATATCAATGGAAAGCTGATGTAAATGCGTATTGGAAAAATCCAATCTTTTTTGCTGATGATTTTCAAGTACCAGCTCATCTAAAAACGGACATGATTGTAAATATTCATATAAACCGGTATGCCATTTTTTACATGCCAAATAGGATAAGCATGGAAAGGCCTTTAATTCCAGCACATTTTCAAAAGGAACATCATCATATATGCGATGTTTGGAAACCGGTCTTTCTTTTCCGGCAAATATAATTTTTTCCTTACTGCTCTCCGCTTTTTTAAACGCATCTCTTTGCTCTTTAGGAATTTCCTGCCATTTAAGTTGACGATATACTTCGTATCCGTTTCCCCAAGACATTGCATAGGTATTTGTGCTTTCATCGGTTAATGGCTGCATGTTACCGATTAACATATGGTTCGCAGGCACCATGACATCAACATTACAAAGATGCAGACCACGTTTCCAGTACATAAAGTCCTGATAAAGCGGCTTTAGTAAAGGTAATTCTTCCTCTTTGAGAGGCTGTTCACCCGACCAATCTAACCAGAGCAGCACTGCTTTCGGTTTTTTCTCACCTTCCTCTATCTTGGTTATTTGGCATGCAGTATATTTTTTTAAATATGAATTATACACACAGTATACATCGCCGGTTTTAGCTTTCATAATATTTATCCTTTTTTAATTATATCACAGTTTTTGTTCTTTGATAATCCTATCTAAATATAATTTATCTACGCTGATCCATTCAATGCTTTCTTTCCCATTTTTATAATTGCAATATTGGAATATCATCTCAT from Treponema vincentii harbors:
- a CDS encoding gliding motility protein, with translation MKAKTGDVYCVYNSYLKKYTACQITKIEEGEKKPKAVLLWLDWSGEQPLKEEELPLLKPLYQDFMYWKRGLHLCNVDVMVPANHMLIGNMQPLTDESTNTYAMSWGNGYEVYRQLKWQEIPKEQRDAFKKAESSKEKIIFAGKERPVSKHRIYDDVPFENVLELKAFPCLSYLACKKWHTGLYEYLQSCPFLDELVLENHQQKRLDFSNTHLHQLSIDMNGVEELYLNNELEELILLGEVTNNCKIHAVENGALLLLTATKIVPKIQGLKDLGKLHCSEITELDVAEILKAYPMLKELRLWGKPGILSNLSMLFRFTKLEGFTTVDLFGFSAEDIPEPECLPNLHWFWMSSLPENAAKKAKQLYKKRKEEGLDLWIQKPRKPEWLAQNLDNPFRSWDGQENISAANAKKAADVYKKTRAEILKLEQSSPIEAARTAEALVRAYTEAFNKMDKRKYFIETEEREIIYCALAELLDLLPPELSINKEKLLEIFDLTRDF